The sequence below is a genomic window from Macadamia integrifolia cultivar HAES 741 chromosome 1, SCU_Mint_v3, whole genome shotgun sequence.
AGTAGGCTTCGAAATTTACCTGTCAAGGGACAATCGGTAACCAACAGGCTTTGAAATTTACCGTCGAGGGACGATCGACAACCAGCAGGTAGCAGGCTTCGAAATTTACCTGTCGAGGACGATTGGTAACCAGCACCAGCAGGCTTCAAAATTTACCTGTCGAGGGACGATCGGCAACCAGCAGGCTTCGAAATTTACCGCTGcaacttcaagtcttcaagtTTCAGTCAGCTGCATTAGCCATAAGTCTACAACCTCCCTCATGGTAGGCCTGCGGTCAGGGTCAGGATGGCAACAAGCCAACCCAATCTTAAGCACCGCCTCCATGTCTTCCACCTTGTACTCCCTTGCAATCCTCGAGTCAGCAGCTTCGATGAGCCTCCCTTTCGCATAAAGCTCTTTCACCCAATCGATCAACAGCGGCTCGTCATCAGATGACTTTTCAATGGGTCTCCGCCCGCACGCCACCTCCAGCACAAACACCCCGTAACTGTACACATCGCTTGCCGCCGTCGGAGCTATTACGTTCGCCAACTCTGACGCTAGGGCCCATAACCGCTGGCCGCTGGCCGCTGCTGCTCTCTCCGACACTCTGTCATGGCGTCACTCACTCACTAACCTaggttttcattcttttgaaaaattatggttttaaaatccttttgacAGGTTGAAGTTGAAATGTTGAATTTCTATAGTTGATAAACGTTGGGCagttgggcttgggcacttgggcgtTGGGCTAGTGTTGGTCCGGTTGGACACTTGGGCTTTGCCCACTTGAGTGTTGGGCCTGTTGGCCCACTTAGGTTAGTGAGTATTAAGTTCGGTTTTATCTCgggtcggtttggatcggttccaGTTTCGGTGCACATTTCCAGCGTTTTCAATGGCCCAACGGTCTAACCCGAACCAAACCGACCGAattcaatttaaaatacaaactgAAACCAGCCCAATAAGCCACTGGTTCGATTTGGATCAGGCTTAATCGGTTTGGTCCGATCTGATTTAACCGATCCGGTTTAGATATTAACACCCCTACGAGGAGGGTAAGTACTCTCCTCATGTGAAAAGCTGATCTGGATTCTGCCTCTAAGGTCCTTAAGAAATAGAGAACATCATACAAGATGAGAGCTGATCACAACTCAGTCAAACTTCTCACTACCCTAGATATCTACCACCCATGTGATAACTGAGGTGAGTATTTTAAGTTACAAGGACGGGGCACCCCCGCCCTacacacacaaaatttttctttattatttatttattggagaAGGCTGGTtatttttttcgctagaagatgaatttattaaaaaggagagaaaaaagtaCAACCAAAGAGAAACAAAGACAGGCCGCAACCACTAAGGAAACTTAAGCTCTCCACTTTCGGCATGGTCATCAACAGAGAGAAAAAGCAACACCCTAATAGAAGCAAAATTTGTGCCTATCCAATACATCATTTTCCAAATCTTCAGCAATGTGTCTCGGGAAGGACACTGAGAATTCCGAAGCCCCAGATTTTGCAGCCTCCTTAGCGAGGAAATCCACAATCGGGTTAGCCTCCTGAAAGCAGTGCGAGATCTTCCAGGGGATAGACTCCAAGAAAGGGAGAGCATATCGCCATTTTTGGAGAATAAACCATAGAATATGATTTCTCTAAACTACAGCAACGACAGCGCCTGAGTCTACCTCAATCCACAACTCTCTTGCCCCCAGTGCCATGGCCATTAGAACCCCTTCCATAACCGCCTCAAATTCAGCCTCGTAAATTTTTTTTGTGCCCAAAAAAATGCTAAAGGAGTCACAAACCTGCCCCTCACTGTCTCGCATAATTTCCCCTACACCTGCCCTTCCTGGGTTTCCCAAGGAGCTCCCATCTACATTAATTTTAATCCAATCCCTCTTAGGCTTGCACCAGTGGACTTCCAAAGGAGGATAGGAGCTAACGAATTCCACAGGCAGACCCGGTCTTCTCCAGCAAATAACATCGGAAGGAGATTTCACTTCCCCTTTTGAGCGACCTAGGCAAAGAGCTAGCTCTCGGCGtgcaaattcaaaaattttccaaTCGGGCCTAGATGAGGCCTTGTGAAGTCTTCTATTCCTTTTGCACCAAATATTTGCTGCTAGGATTGAGAAACCCATTAGCCAAGGATTTTTCAAGTTTGTACTTCTAGCTTTACCTTTCCACCACTAAATCAGACCTTCAATCGACTGATGATACTGCCACCCCACTTCAAAGCAGCCAACAAACTCTTTCCATACCGAGGATGAGAAGTCACAGCTTAGAAAAATAGGTTTAGTGCTATCTTCCCTTTCCTTACAGAGAACACATCTTGAGGCAAGGCATATCCCCTTGCGTTTTACGTGGTCATCCGTAGGGAGTTTCCCATGGGCCAATCACTATGCTAAGGTGGAGAACCTTGGTGAGAGGCCTTTTTGCCACACCAGCAAGCACCAGGCCACTATTGTGCCTTTATTTCTAATCTCCTCCCATACCGATGCTGTAGAAAACTGACCCGTGGGCGTCAAGTTTCAGGTACACAGGTCATCCACTCTCATTGTGGGAAGTTTTACCTCTTGAAAgttggaaaaaatatttttcagcacCTCCGCTGACACTTGAGGCAACACCCATTCTCTAATTATGATAAAATCGCCCACCTTGGCATTATGGCGCATGGGAGATACATCCGTATGCTGTAACTCTTCCAGTACAGATTTAGGCCCCCACCACTTATCCTTCCAGAAGCTTGCCAGATTGCCATTaccaataatccatctttcaTGCTCTTCCATGAAACTCCAAACCTTCTTCACGCCCAGGGCGATTGAAGAAGATTAACTTCCTTTACGAAGGCCACCATATTTCATTACAAAGCGTGCTTTAGAAAAGTGCTAGCAACCGATTTTTTGTGCTTTAATCTCCAGACCAGCTTGCTCAACATTGCCTTGTTCGTGTCTCTGAGCTTTCTGATACCCAATCCCCCTTCCTCTTTAGGCTTGCAAAGACTATCCCATTTCACTGTGATTTTTTTTAGCAAATCCACATCACCTGTCCAGATGAAATTCCTCTTCCACCTTTCCATCATTACGATGAGGGAAGATGGCCACCAGTATATAGCAAAGTTGTGATTGGGAATGCCTAAGATGACCGAGCGAACTAATTCCATCCTTCCCGCCATAGATAAAAGGTTTCCTTTCCATCCAGCCAGCCACCCCTTCACCTTATCCAGCACAGGTAAAAGATCCTCCTTCTTCACTCTACCCTTAAAGATCTCGACTCCTAGGTATCGAGTAGGGAAGCTACAAATTTGAATTCCTAGGGTATCAGCAATGCGCTGTTTGCAATCTAGGGCGACCTTACCAAGGAAGATTTTGCTTTTTTCAAAGCTGATACTCTGACCAGAAAATTCTTGATACTACttcaagaaattttttaaattttgaacgTACCTTAAGGATGCGCTGGTGAAGATAAAAATGTCATCCGCGAAGAGGATGTGACCAGGGGTAGGAGCGCCCCTAGGCCCATTAATCATTTTCAGCTCTTTCCTTTGAACCCCATCACATCAAACCCCTGGAAGCACTTCTTCCACTATTATAAATCGCATTAGGAATGTGGGGTCACCTTGATGCAGACCACGTtccacacaaaaaaaatcccTGAGGACCTCTATTcaccaaaatagaaatttttgtaGAGGTCAGAATCTACTCAAGCCAATTGATCCATTTGTCAGAGAAGCCGAATCTGTGCAGAACCTGGAAGACAAATGACTAAGAGATAGTATCATACGCTTTCCTTATATCAATTTTCAAACCAAGGCCGCCCCCTCTGGATGTTGAAAACATTAGATTTGCTAGCTCAGAAGCCACACTAATATTGCCATGAATCatcttccccttttggaagGCTCCCTGTTCATCTGAAATCAATCTAGGGAGAAGGGTCTCTAGTCTCAGCGCCATCACTTTAGAGATtattttgcagaaaaaattccccatgcacAAGGGTCTAAATTTATCTAGAGTGTCAGCTCCATCTACTTTGGGGATTCGAACAAGGAAATTACAATTGACCCCATTTGGCATGGAGCTAGTGCTAAAAAATTGCCTCACAACATCACACACCTCCGTTTCAACCACGACCTAGCATCTCCTAAAAAATGCTCCAGAGAAATCATCAGGTCCAAGGGAGTTGTCTGGGTCCAGTTCCCATACCGCCCTCCTTATTTCATCACTCTCAGGAAGCGAGTCCAAGCTGTAGCAATCGTTCTGATTAAGGACCCTAGTGATATAGTCTAGAAGCTCCACATGATTCACCATTGGGGTGGCTCTGTGAAATCTTTCGTAGAAGTCAACAATGAATTCTCCCAGCTGCTGCTATTCTTCCACAATTTCCCCATCCTACTTTTTTAGAGATCTGATCATGTTCTTGTGTCTTCGCATCTTAACCGATAGGTGGAAGAATTTGGAGTTTCTGTCACCAAATTTCAACCATTTTGTTTTAGCCTTTTCTGCCGAGAGGCATTCATGATTCTTGAGGGCCTTGACCATAACCGTCTTCACGTCAGCTTCCAAAGCAAATAAATGGTCACTCatcccttctctctctatctgttCTTGAATCTGAGAAAGAGCAGTCTTCACACTCTCCAGCACTCTATCAATATGGGGAAAGGATGCTCGCGCCCAGGACTTCAAAACCCCTTTCAAATGTTTTAATTTATTCATAAGCATATAAATAAGAGACCCATATATCCATTCAGACCAGGAGGATTCCACCACCCAATTGAAGTCTTCATGCTCCATCCAAAATTGGTGAAATCTAAAAGGGCAATTGGGAGGACGCTGGCTGACCACAGAGGATAAGAGCAGAGGGGTATGCTCAAAAGCAAATCTTGGCATAACCTTCTGTGAGAAGTCTTGAAATCTGGCCAACCAATATTCATTGCAAAAACTCCTGTCAAGCACCACATAAACATTTCCTGCTCTCCTGTTGTTGCTTTAAGTGAACTTTCTCCCAACTGAAGGCACTTGGGTCATGAAGCAAGTATCAACCATAGCACTGAATTCTGCCGCAGAGCCCAAACTGAAAGATCCAGGCCCTCTTTTTTCATTCGCTTGAAGGgtggcattaaagtcaccaatCAAGGCCCACGGCataggagagagaggggaaTCCACAACCAAGTTCTGCCATAGAGTCCTTCTCTCTTCTCAGAAACTGTTAGCATGAACAAAAGAGACTTGCAGCTGGCTGAGATCCCAAGTCAGAGAGATCAAGATGTGTTGCTCAGATTATGAGACAACAACAGGAACACATAAATTTCTCTTCCACATAATCCACAGATTAGAAATTCTAGAAACTCTATTATTATAGAGAAAACTATTATGaaaacccaatttattaaaaaataagttaGGGAAATCACTTATAGGCACCATTGGTTCTGCAATGCACAGAAGGTCTAGATCCTTCTTCTTGATCAAATCCTTCAAGGTGCGCCTACCGACCGCCTTCTTAATACCTCTGATGTTCCAAAAGAGGACATGCATAAGGTCACTTCTTCAAAGCAACCTGACAGTCATATTTGGAGGTCTGCCCCGTTACTGTGACATTCTTTCCCTATCATTGCCCTCTTCCCTGACCAAGGCATTGTCGAGCTCTACTACTTCCTGGTGTTGGATGATCACCCTCCCACCCTCAATATGAGAAGGAGACAGTCCTGAGACAACATGTTCCTCACCACCCCCAGACCTATCCACATCCACATTTATCACCTCTAGACTAGTGACGACCCCCGTGAAGACCAGCATACATCACTCTATTCTTTCGAGGGTGTAGAGCGCGAGAGATCTGAGCCAAGTCCGCTCCATTCATTCCCGATTTCCTAACATCAGTGCCCTCCACCGCCTCTTCATTGTCTTGCGCAGAAGTAAGGTACTCCCTGTCCGAAGAGGAAAATTCAGACTCGTCTGGGTCAgaaccagatccatacccaCTGCCAAGTGGGTTATCCACCATGACAGGGTCGTGGATATTCACACGTTGGCCGTGGGGCATAGGCAAATTTACTTCAATATTTCCTTGATTAGAGCTTCCAAAAATAGGGGATTCTCTTATCGTAGGCTGA
It includes:
- the LOC122063330 gene encoding L-type lectin-domain containing receptor kinase S.1-like, with the translated sequence MALRLETLLPRLISDEQGAFQKGKMIHGNISVASELANLMFSTSRGGGLGLKIDIRKAVSERAAAASGQRLWALASELANVIAPTAASDVYSYGVFVLEVACGRRPIEKSSDDEPLLIDWVKELYAKGRLIEAADSRIAREYKVEDMEAVLKIGLACCHPDPDRRPTMREVVDLWLMQLTET